The following DNA comes from Micromonospora chokoriensis.
ACCGGCCCGCGCGGGTGGGCTGGGTGCCGGAGCGTTTCCCGGCCGACCAGCCGTTCACAGTGGCCCGCTACCTGACCGGGATGGCCCGTGTGGCCGGGTTGGGCAGGGCGGCGGCCGACGAGGCGGTGGGTTCCTGGATCGACCGGCTCGGGTTGTCCGCCTTCCGCTCGGTCCGTCTGCCGGAGCTGTCGAAGGGCACCGCGCAGAAGGTGGGCCTGGCCCAGGCGATGCTGTGCCCTCCAGGGCTGCTGGTGCTCGACGAACCGTGGGAGGGGCTGGACGCCGCCACCCGCGAGCTGGTGCCCGAGCTGATCGACGAGGTGCTCGCCGCCGGGGGGTCAGTTCTGGTCAGTGACCACCGGGGCGAGACGGTCCGGTTGCCGGCCGCACGCCGCTGGCTGGTGGCCGACGGGGCGCTGACCGAGGAGACGTCCGTCGAGGACGGGACGCTCGCGGTGGTCGAGGTCGCGGTGCCGGCCGCGCGGG
Coding sequences within:
- a CDS encoding ABC transporter ATP-binding protein, which produces MRLENVWLRYHRRGPWVLRGVDVRIGPGEVAVVLGRNGVGKSTLLQVAAGVLRPGRGRVADRPARVGWVPERFPADQPFTVARYLTGMARVAGLGRAAADEAVGSWIDRLGLSAFRSVRLPELSKGTAQKVGLAQAMLCPPGLLVLDEPWEGLDAATRELVPELIDEVLAAGGSVLVSDHRGETVRLPAARRWLVADGALTEETSVEDGTLAVVEVAVPAARAAGTVARLRAEGHHILRVRVDAPTAVPPARPAEPLPEAGAARPADPSSQVVGESTAEQPAATDAAVGPAAGEAR